A stretch of the Streptosporangium sp. NBC_01755 genome encodes the following:
- a CDS encoding right-handed parallel beta-helix repeat-containing protein has translation MAVAFVVGGMLVALPEATVAAAGTVYYVDSRAGDDSAAGTSATAPWRSLENVNAATLRPGDIVRLKRGSGWPGALTLSGRGTAASPISVEPYGKGAAPKISGRDEACVVISGSYVRVVGVRATNCRWAGFEVGGSRNELDRVIADRSVTGVHFFGAYNVVKNSVLTDNNRMSVNDEGGDDDSGAFGVLLNGDDNLVTGNLITGSYASSKDYGTDGAAVEVFNGDRNRITHNVARENKTFVELGAQKGKTAEGNVFAHNVVTASRKSTSFLVTRGARHAVGPVKGTIAVHNSVYLSARSTLGWACHDGCSPSILKLRNNVIVVGGQVGFEDGKGADEDAGVYKGRSLKFKLGPRSIVADPRFKSRKDLRLSPGSPAFGRGVKLDPAWYGGAPLARDLSGAALPGIPAAGAYQS, from the coding sequence GTGGCAGTGGCTTTCGTGGTGGGAGGCATGCTCGTCGCGCTCCCAGAGGCCACCGTGGCCGCGGCAGGCACCGTTTACTACGTCGACTCCAGGGCGGGTGACGACTCCGCGGCGGGCACCTCGGCCACGGCGCCCTGGCGCAGCCTGGAGAACGTCAACGCCGCCACCCTGCGCCCCGGTGACATCGTGCGTCTCAAGCGTGGCAGTGGCTGGCCGGGCGCGTTGACGCTGTCCGGCCGGGGCACCGCCGCCAGTCCCATCTCGGTCGAGCCGTACGGCAAGGGCGCGGCCCCGAAGATCAGCGGCAGGGACGAGGCGTGCGTGGTGATCTCAGGCTCCTACGTGCGGGTGGTGGGGGTGCGGGCCACCAACTGCCGGTGGGCCGGCTTCGAGGTCGGCGGCAGCCGTAACGAACTCGACCGCGTCATCGCCGACCGTAGCGTCACCGGGGTCCACTTCTTCGGCGCGTACAACGTCGTCAAGAACAGTGTCCTGACCGACAACAACCGTATGAGCGTCAACGACGAGGGTGGCGACGACGACTCCGGCGCCTTCGGCGTGCTGCTCAACGGTGACGACAACCTCGTCACCGGGAACCTGATCACCGGCAGCTACGCGAGCAGCAAGGACTACGGCACCGACGGCGCCGCCGTCGAGGTGTTCAACGGTGACCGCAACCGGATCACCCACAACGTGGCCAGGGAGAACAAGACCTTCGTCGAGCTGGGCGCGCAGAAGGGCAAGACCGCCGAGGGTAACGTCTTCGCCCACAACGTGGTGACCGCCTCGCGCAAGAGCACGTCCTTCCTCGTCACGCGCGGTGCCCGCCACGCGGTCGGGCCGGTGAAGGGCACCATCGCGGTGCACAACTCGGTTTACCTGTCCGCTCGCAGCACCCTCGGCTGGGCCTGCCACGACGGTTGCTCGCCGAGCATCCTGAAGCTGCGCAACAACGTCATCGTGGTCGGCGGGCAGGTGGGTTTCGAGGACGGCAAGGGAGCCGATGAGGACGCCGGCGTCTACAAGGGCCGTTCCCTCAAGTTCAAGCTCGGTCCCAGGTCGATCGTGGCCGATCCCCGCTTCAAAAGCCGGAAGGACCTGCGGCTGAGCCCCGGCTCTCCGGCGTTCGGCCGCGGTGTGAAGCTCGATCCCGCCTGGTACGGAGGCGCGCCCCTGGCCCGTGACCTGTCCGGCGCCGCACTGCCCGGAATCCCCGCCGCCGGAGCTTATCAATCCTGA
- a CDS encoding ABC transporter ATP-binding protein, whose amino-acid sequence MSTVVLDNVSKVYPGGYLAVDRLSLRAENGELLVLLGPSGCGKSTLLRMIAGLEEVSEGDLWLGGTLANDLAPRDRDVAMVFQNGALYPHRTVRGNIAFPLEIAKTDPTLVRERVTELPARGHRPHPAEPVHPAGLRPAPDRDPLDRPQGVRHLPVRRPPDHRRSCAG is encoded by the coding sequence ATGAGTACCGTCGTCCTCGACAATGTGAGCAAGGTATACCCAGGTGGATACCTCGCGGTCGATCGCCTGAGCCTGCGCGCGGAAAACGGGGAGTTGCTCGTTCTGCTGGGCCCCTCCGGCTGCGGTAAGTCCACGTTGCTCCGGATGATCGCGGGCCTGGAGGAGGTCAGCGAAGGGGACCTGTGGCTGGGTGGCACGCTCGCCAACGACCTGGCTCCCCGCGACCGCGACGTGGCGATGGTCTTCCAGAACGGCGCGCTCTACCCGCACCGGACCGTACGCGGCAACATCGCCTTCCCGCTGGAGATCGCCAAGACCGATCCCACGCTGGTCAGGGAACGCGTGACGGAACTGCCTGCTCGCGGCCACCGTCCGCACCCCGCAGAACCAGTTCATCCTGCTGGACTTCGGCCCGCACCAGATCGTGATCCCCTGGACCGACCCCAGGGCGTACGTCATCTCCCAGTACGTCGGCCACCAGATCATCGTCGGTCCTGCGCCGGCTGA
- a CDS encoding amino acid-binding protein: MMLRLRISFPDRPGALGQAARALGALGADILQVTVLEREVGRAVDDFTVSWPGTVDAETVRDRLSGVPGMKVEGVWPTREIPGAAPDYDLLKYVAADPGRALATLVDALPDLVSAEWAVTMSSESGEFVHRSWQAPSALDGAGGLVDVKAADLATLRPAVLGSGDHQLMSIPMPGMSMHLVLARTDGPPFHRVELDRAIRVLEIVSIVGRTSQA, from the coding sequence ATGATGTTGCGGCTACGTATTTCCTTCCCCGACAGGCCGGGGGCCCTGGGGCAGGCGGCTCGGGCGCTCGGCGCGCTGGGCGCGGACATCCTTCAGGTGACGGTCCTGGAACGTGAGGTCGGCCGGGCGGTGGACGACTTCACGGTCTCCTGGCCCGGCACTGTGGACGCCGAGACGGTCAGGGACCGTCTCTCGGGCGTCCCGGGGATGAAGGTCGAGGGTGTCTGGCCCACCCGTGAGATCCCCGGCGCCGCGCCGGACTACGACCTGCTCAAGTACGTCGCCGCCGATCCGGGCAGGGCGCTGGCCACCCTCGTGGACGCCCTGCCCGACCTGGTGAGCGCCGAGTGGGCGGTGACCATGTCGTCGGAGAGCGGCGAGTTCGTCCACCGCAGCTGGCAGGCGCCGTCCGCCCTCGACGGGGCGGGTGGTCTCGTCGACGTCAAGGCGGCGGACCTCGCCACGTTACGACCCGCAGTCCTCGGGTCGGGCGATCACCAGCTGATGAGCATTCCGATGCCCGGGATGAGCATGCACCTGGTTCTTGCCCGCACCGACGGCCCGCCCTTCCACCGCGTCGAGCTGGATCGTGCCATCCGCGTCTTGGAGATCGTCTCCATCGTGGGGCGTACCTCCCAAGCGTGA
- a CDS encoding AAA family ATPase, whose translation MATTPASRSFVEDLHYPAGSLVLLAGLPGAGKSTLLDRLYGLRGDEREPVHAGEVRVVDSRQSRNWWARYLGPIPPRARIPLVHTTHVVRIARALLKGHGVVAHTRGTWPHILYGFAWLARRVGSEIHLILLDVEPGTARDGQFSRGRVVTDTTFARHCRRWRVLIERARSGVLPPATGVTILDRPAADLLRAIRFDERPPTRRDG comes from the coding sequence ATGGCCACCACACCGGCCAGCCGGTCCTTTGTCGAGGATCTGCACTATCCGGCGGGATCGCTGGTGCTCCTCGCGGGGCTCCCCGGCGCGGGCAAGAGCACCCTGCTCGACCGGCTGTACGGACTGCGCGGCGACGAGAGGGAACCGGTCCACGCCGGTGAGGTCCGCGTCGTCGACTCGCGCCAGTCCCGCAACTGGTGGGCCCGCTACCTCGGCCCGATCCCGCCGCGAGCCCGCATCCCGCTGGTGCACACCACCCACGTGGTGCGGATCGCCCGCGCCCTGCTGAAGGGGCACGGCGTCGTCGCGCACACCCGCGGCACATGGCCGCACATCCTCTACGGCTTCGCATGGCTGGCGCGCAGGGTCGGCAGCGAGATCCACCTGATCCTGCTCGACGTGGAGCCGGGCACGGCACGCGACGGACAGTTCTCGCGCGGCCGGGTCGTCACGGACACCACCTTCGCCCGGCACTGCCGCCGCTGGCGGGTGCTCATCGAGCGTGCCCGCAGCGGCGTGCTCCCTCCGGCCACGGGCGTCACGATCCTCGATCGTCCCGCCGCGGACCTGCTCCGGGCCATCCGCTTCGACGAGCGGCCCCCCACCCGGCGAGACGGATGA
- a CDS encoding LacI family DNA-binding transcriptional regulator codes for MDGELAQTSRSRSDGTAIRLADIAAQAGVSEATVSRVLNGKPSVSQATRQAVLAALDLMGYERPQRLRQRSNGLIGLVTPELDNPIFPAFAQAFEKTLTQHGYTPVLCTQLPGGAVEDEFTELLVERGVSGIVFVSGLHADTTAKMDRYTRLAERGLPIVLLDGYSERIDAPFISPDDRAAARLAVQHLVDLGHERIGLAVGPGRFVPVIRKIEGYRRAMAQLLGATDVDELISHSLFSVEGGQAAAAQLLERGCTGIVCASDLMALGVIRACRDRGLSVPGEVSVVGFDDSPLIAFTDPPLTTVRKPIGAMASAAVVTLLEEINGVRAKHVELMFQPELVVRRSTGSGPLVNR; via the coding sequence ATGGACGGTGAGCTCGCGCAGACCTCACGCTCCCGCTCCGACGGGACGGCGATCCGGCTGGCCGACATCGCCGCGCAGGCCGGGGTCAGCGAGGCCACGGTCAGCCGGGTGCTCAACGGCAAACCCAGCGTGTCGCAGGCGACCAGGCAGGCGGTGCTGGCCGCGCTCGACCTGATGGGGTACGAGCGCCCGCAGCGGTTGCGTCAGCGCAGCAACGGGCTGATCGGCCTGGTCACCCCGGAACTGGACAACCCGATCTTCCCGGCGTTCGCCCAGGCGTTTGAGAAGACGTTGACCCAGCACGGCTACACCCCGGTGCTCTGCACCCAGCTGCCCGGCGGCGCGGTCGAGGACGAGTTCACCGAGCTGCTCGTGGAGCGCGGGGTCAGCGGCATCGTCTTCGTCTCCGGGCTGCACGCCGACACCACGGCCAAGATGGACCGTTACACCCGCCTGGCCGAGCGCGGGCTGCCGATCGTCCTGCTCGACGGCTACAGCGAGCGGATCGATGCCCCCTTCATCTCTCCTGACGACCGGGCCGCGGCACGGCTGGCGGTTCAGCACCTGGTCGACCTGGGGCACGAGCGGATCGGCCTGGCCGTCGGCCCCGGCCGGTTCGTGCCGGTGATCAGGAAGATCGAGGGGTACCGGCGGGCGATGGCGCAGCTGCTGGGGGCGACGGACGTCGACGAACTGATCTCGCATTCGCTGTTCTCCGTGGAGGGAGGTCAGGCGGCGGCGGCGCAGCTGCTTGAGCGCGGCTGCACGGGGATCGTGTGCGCGTCGGACCTGATGGCGCTGGGCGTGATCCGGGCCTGCCGTGACCGGGGTCTTTCGGTGCCGGGGGAGGTGTCGGTGGTGGGGTTCGACGACTCGCCGTTGATCGCGTTCACCGACCCGCCGCTGACCACCGTGCGCAAGCCCATCGGCGCCATGGCCTCGGCGGCGGTGGTCACCCTCCTGGAGGAGATCAACGGAGTCCGCGCCAAGCACGTAGAGCTGATGTTCCAGCCCGAGCTCGTCGTACGCCGCTCGACCGGCTCGGGTCCGCTGGTCAACCGTTAG
- a CDS encoding cupin, protein MIDVLALAEEHLALARESAHGRSAHTYLNEGTLRQAVIVLTAGTVLGDHDAPPAASLHVLSGRVQIVEEGQSIELGTGQAAPIPQRRHSLKADEDSAVILTSVVNISE, encoded by the coding sequence ATGATCGACGTACTGGCTCTCGCCGAGGAACATCTCGCCCTCGCCAGGGAGAGCGCGCACGGCCGTAGCGCCCACACCTACCTCAACGAGGGCACGCTACGCCAGGCGGTCATCGTGCTGACCGCGGGGACGGTCCTCGGTGACCACGACGCCCCGCCGGCCGCGAGCCTGCACGTCCTGTCGGGGCGGGTACAGATCGTCGAGGAGGGGCAGAGCATCGAACTCGGCACGGGGCAGGCCGCCCCGATCCCACAGCGACGGCACTCTCTGAAGGCCGACGAGGATTCCGCGGTCATCCTCACCAGTGTCGTCAACATCTCCGAGTGA
- the eda gene encoding bifunctional 4-hydroxy-2-oxoglutarate aldolase/2-dehydro-3-deoxy-phosphogluconate aldolase, with product MSSLLDIAPVIPVVVIDDPETAVPLARALVAGGLPVIEVTLRTPAALDAIARIAAEVPEAVIGAGTVRTPADVAASVAAGSAFLVSPGTTPKLVDALEAGGVPFLPGAATASEVMALAERGVTEMKFFPAEAAGGLPYLKALGGPLPQIRFCPTGGIRPATAPEYLALPNVGCVGGTWLTPADALATGDYARIEKLATEAAALRR from the coding sequence GTGAGTAGCCTGCTCGACATCGCCCCCGTCATCCCGGTCGTCGTGATCGACGACCCGGAGACCGCGGTCCCCCTGGCCCGCGCCCTGGTCGCGGGCGGCCTGCCGGTCATCGAGGTCACCCTCCGCACCCCCGCCGCCCTGGACGCCATCGCGCGCATCGCCGCCGAGGTCCCCGAGGCGGTGATCGGCGCGGGCACCGTCCGCACCCCGGCCGACGTGGCCGCCTCGGTGGCGGCCGGTTCCGCGTTCCTGGTCAGCCCGGGAACCACCCCGAAGCTGGTCGACGCCCTGGAGGCCGGCGGGGTGCCGTTCCTGCCCGGCGCGGCGACCGCGTCCGAGGTCATGGCACTGGCCGAGCGCGGGGTGACCGAGATGAAGTTCTTCCCGGCCGAGGCCGCCGGCGGCCTGCCCTACCTGAAGGCGCTCGGCGGCCCGCTGCCGCAGATCAGGTTCTGCCCCACGGGCGGCATCAGGCCCGCGACCGCCCCCGAATACCTCGCACTGCCGAACGTCGGCTGCGTGGGCGGGACCTGGCTCACCCCCGCCGACGCGCTCGCCACCGGTGACTACGCGCGGATCGAGAAACTGGCCACCGAGGCGGCCGCCCTCCGCCGCTAG
- a CDS encoding glucokinase: MSLPWLVADVGGTNARFGLVTEPGGQPDTVAVLAGAEHDGLPEAVAAYLADHASGVRPGAACVAIAGPVEGDRYRLTNAGWTGSVRELGIPNAWLLNDFEALAASLPYLRGEDLVCLGGPEPSRGVKAVLGPGTGLGVGGLVPAAEGWVPIPGEGGHVTMPLLDERDHEIVRALRADGLEHVVAEHLLSGPGLSRLHRGLALVRGMNAPRLSASDIVARMDDSLCAQTVEVFCAMLGTFAGNVALTLGARGGIYLGGGVLPRIVDRVRSSDFRRRFEATPTLNDYLSGIATTLIVAPQPALAGAAAWLNQRLSNLEYV; the protein is encoded by the coding sequence GTGAGCCTTCCCTGGCTCGTCGCGGACGTCGGCGGCACCAACGCCCGGTTCGGGCTGGTCACCGAGCCCGGCGGTCAGCCCGATACAGTGGCCGTGCTCGCGGGCGCGGAACACGACGGCCTCCCCGAAGCCGTAGCCGCCTATCTCGCAGACCATGCGAGCGGAGTTCGGCCGGGAGCCGCGTGCGTCGCGATCGCGGGGCCCGTGGAGGGCGACCGCTACCGGCTCACCAACGCCGGATGGACAGGGTCGGTGCGCGAGCTGGGCATCCCGAACGCCTGGTTGCTCAACGACTTCGAGGCCCTGGCCGCGTCCCTGCCGTACCTGCGGGGCGAGGACCTGGTCTGTCTGGGCGGCCCGGAGCCCTCACGCGGCGTCAAGGCCGTACTCGGCCCCGGAACCGGCCTCGGCGTGGGCGGCCTGGTACCCGCCGCCGAGGGCTGGGTGCCGATCCCCGGGGAGGGCGGCCACGTCACCATGCCGCTCCTCGACGAGCGCGACCACGAGATCGTCCGGGCGCTGCGCGCGGACGGCCTGGAGCACGTGGTGGCCGAGCACCTGCTCTCCGGGCCGGGGCTGTCACGCCTGCACCGGGGGCTCGCCCTCGTCCGCGGGATGAACGCGCCAAGACTGTCGGCCTCCGACATCGTGGCCCGGATGGACGACTCGCTGTGCGCGCAGACCGTCGAGGTCTTCTGCGCCATGCTCGGCACCTTCGCCGGCAACGTCGCCCTGACCCTCGGCGCCCGGGGCGGGATCTACCTGGGCGGCGGCGTGCTGCCGCGTATCGTGGACCGGGTCCGCTCCAGCGACTTCCGCCGCCGCTTCGAAGCCACCCCCACCCTGAACGACTACCTTTCCGGCATCGCCACCACGCTGATCGTGGCCCCACAGCCCGCCCTGGCCGGCGCGGCGGCGTGGCTGAACCAGCGCCTGTCCAACCTGGAGTACGTGTGA